One Brassica oleracea var. oleracea cultivar TO1000 chromosome C7, BOL, whole genome shotgun sequence genomic window carries:
- the LOC106304764 gene encoding mechanosensitive ion channel protein 8-like, whose protein sequence is MDFRNSFKSHSSYKQIRSPGDQSETSTPEHRPILHDPDMDHHKTESSSSIPEDCRDAHVDRDPSYNFWQDNKTSEQAAVAAAAAGTSGREPTVMTRKSGRISRSFNFGSGKPPPLEESPTKMAGGEQRQWGGGGEITVDVDQENDEDASRHTLPTPASTARTSFDASRELRVSFKVRGAGGSTNFTGSVASSSTTTPSSSSSTTLRTNQDTQQQEDEVVRCTSNTSFQRKSELISRVKTRSRLQDPPREEDTPYSGWRSGQLKSGLLGDIDEEDDPLADEDVPDEYKRGKLDAITLLEWLSLVAIIAALACSLSIPSWKKVRLWNLHLWKWEVFLLVLICGRLVSGWGIRIIVFFIERNFLLRKRVLYFVYGVRRAVQNCLWLGLVLLAWHFLFDKKVQRETKSKFLPYVTKILVCFLLSTILWLIKTLVVKVMASSFHVSTYFDRIQEAMFNQYVIETLSGPPMIEMSRIEEEEEKAQEEIFKMQNAGANLPPDLCAAALAPGKSGRVMNPKLSPIIPKTTADSGISMEHLHRMNHKNISAWNMKRLMKIVRHVSLTTLDEQMLESTYEDESTRQIRSEKEAKAAARKIFKNVAQRGAKHIYIDDLIRFLREDEAMKTMSLFEGAPETRRISKSALKNWLVNAFRERRALALTLNDTKTAVNKLHHMINIVTAIVIVVIWLVLLEIASSKVLLFVSSQVVLLAFIFGNTVKTVFESIIFLFIVHPYDVGDRCEIDDVQLVVEEMNILTTVFLRYDNLKIMYPNSLLWQKSISNYYRSPDMGDAIEFCVHITTPVEKIATIRQRISNYIDNKPEYWHPSAKIIVKNVEGLNMIRLVIWPDHRFNHQDMLERWSRRSVLVEEVIKILLELDIQHRFYPHDINVKTMPTVVSSRVPQGWSENPA, encoded by the exons ATGGATTTCAGAAACTCTTTCAAATCTCACAGCTCTTACAAACAGATTCGTAGCCCAGGAGATCAAAGCGAGACAAGCACTCCTGAGCACCGTCCGATTCTCCACGATCCCGATATGGACCACCACAAAACAGAGAGCTCTAGTTCTATCCCTGAAGACTGTCGGGACGCACACGTGGACCGTGACCCTAGCTACAACTTTTGGCAAGACAACAAAACTTCCGAACAGGCGGCCGTGGCGGCGGCGGCTGCAGGAACCAGCGGCAGAGAACCAACCGTTATGACTCGAAAGAGCGGTAGAATAAGCAGAAGTTTCAACTTCGGATCAGGAAAGCCCCCACCTTTGGAGGAATCGCCCACGAAAATGGCAGGAGGAGAGCAACGACAATGGGGAGGAGGAGGAGAGATCACAGTCGATGTGGATCAAGAGAACGACGAGGACGCAAGTCGCCACACGTTACCAACGCCAGCATCAACAGCTCGGACATCATTCGACGCATCTAGGGAACTGCGAGTCTCTTTCAAAGTCCGTGGAGCTGGTGGTAGTACAAACTTCACCGGTTCGGTTGCTTCTTCGTCTACTACTACTCCATCGTCTTCTTCGTCCACGACACTGCGGACGAATCAAGACACACAACAGCAGGAAGACGAGGTTGTGAGATGCACTTCAAACACGTCGTTTCAGAGGAAGTCGGAGCTTATTTCGAGGGTTAAGACAAGATCAAGGCTTCAAGATCCGCCACGAGAGGAAGACACGCCTTACTCTGGTTGGAGATCTGGTCAGTTGAAATCCGGGTTACTTGGGGATATTGATGAAGAGGATGATCCATTAGCCGATGAAGATGTACCTGATGAGTATAAAAGAGGGAAGCTTGATGCTATAACATTGCTCGAGTGGCTTAGCTTAGTGGCTATAATAGCTGCATTGGCGTGTAGTTTATCAATACCTTCTTGGAAGAAAGTGAGACTTTGGAACTTACATTTGTGGAAATGGGAAGTTTTCTTGCTTGTTCTTATATGTGGGAGGTTAGTCTCAGGATGGGGGATCAGAATCATCGTCTTCTTCATCGAAAGAAACTTCCTCCTGAGAAAGAGGGTTCTTTACTTTGTGTACGGTGTGCGAAGAGCTGTTCAGAACTGTCTTTGGCTAGGTTTGGTTCTCCTCGCGTGGCATTTCTTGTTCGACAAGAAAGTACAAAGAGAGACAAAGAGCAAGTTTCTTCCATACGTAACCAAGATCTTGGTGTGTTTCTTGTTAAGCACCATCTTGTGGTTGATCAAGACGCTAGTGGTTAAAGTCATGGCTTCTTCATTCCACGTTAGCACCTACTTTGATCGGATTCAAGAAGCTATGTTTAACCAGTACGTGATCGAGACGCTATCTGGTCCTCCAATGATCGAGATGAGCAGGATTGAGGAAGAGGAAGAGAAGGCTCAAGAAGAGATTTTCAAGATGCAGAACGCAGGTGCTAATTTACCTCCGGATCTTTGCGCGGCTGCGTTGGCACCGGGGAAGAGCGGGAGAGTGATGAATCCGAAACTCTCACCGATCATTCCGAAAACAACGGCTGACAGTGGGATCAGCATGGAGCACCTTCACAGGATGAATCACAAGAACATCTCAGCTTGGAACATGAAGAGACTAATGAAGATTGTGAGACATGTTTCTCTTACCACGTTAGATGAGCAGATGCTTGAATCCACATACGAAGATGAATCCACCAGACAGATACGAAGCGAAAAAGAAGCTAAAGCAGCTGCAAGAAAGATTTTCAAGAACGTAGCTCAACGTGGCGCAAA GCACATTTACATTGATGACTTGATAAGATTTTTGCGAGAAGACGAGGCGATGAAGACAATGAGCCTATTCGAAGGTGCACCAGAGACCAGAAGGATTAGCAAATCAGCTTTGAAGAACTGGCTG GTCAATGCTTTCAGAGAGCGAAGAGCTCTTGCCCTGACACTCAACGACACCAAGACAGCTGTGAACAAGCTCCATCACATGATCAATATTGTCACTGCCATTGTCATAGTTGTTATATGGCTTGTCCTTCTCGAAATTGCATCCTCCAAGGTACTTCTCTTTGTAAGCTCACAAGTTGTACTCTTGGCCTTCATCTTTGGGAACACTGTCAAGACCGTCTTCGAGTCAATCATCTTCTTGTTCATCGTGCATCCTTACGATGTTGGTGATCGCTGTGAGATTGACGATGTACAG TTGGTGGTGGAGGAGATGAACATACTTACCACAGTGTTCTTGAGATATGACAATCTGAAGATTATGTACCCGAATAGTCTTCTATGGCAGAAATCGATCAGCAATTATTACCGAAGTCCAGACATGGGAGACGCAATCGAGTTCTGTGTCCACATTACTACTCCTGTTGAAAAGATTGCAACGATCAGGCAAAGAATATCAAA CTACATTGACAACAAGCCGGAGTATTGGCACCCATCAGCCAAGATCATCGTAAAGAACGTGGAAGGTTTGAACATGATAAGGTTGGTAATTTGGCCAGATCACAGATTTAATCACCAAGACATGCTTGAAAGATGGTCAAGAAGATCCGTGTTAGTCGAAGAAGTGATTAAGATCCTCCTCGAACTCGACATTCAGCACCGGTTTTATCCACATGATATTAATGTCAAAACAATGCCTACCGTTGTCTCCAGCAGAGTTCCACAAGGCTGGTCAGAAAACCCTGCTTGA
- the LOC106304590 gene encoding pectin acetylesterase 2-like has translation MKKLLWSLTVFGVILILPVNGVLEFDKMERLPDFNGTNVYQTENNVYSKAKPTMVELTFVKNPVERSAVCLDGSPSGYHFHPGSGSGAKNWIVQFEGGGWCGTIEDCVNMKKSSHGSSKYMEKQIPFTGILSDKAAENPDFYNWNKVKVRSCDGGSLMGDNENKDAKLQFRGKRIWTAVMVDLMTFNGLREAKQALLSGCSTGGLAAILYCDNFKWYYPKGKVKCLSDAGLFLDATDVAGDRPLRNLYRDLIQLQSVTTQLSNECLKRLNPTSCFFAQNLINQVNTSLFILNAAYDSWQIRESLTPKSADPNGSWSDCRLNIAKCNASQIKFLQGFRTHMVNLINGFTKPSKNGVFINSCFTHCQTENQDTWYSKNSPAVKNKRIAVAVGDWYFERRGAKLIDCAYPCDKTCRNEVVE, from the exons ATGAAGAAACTTTTATGGAGTCTGACTGTGTTTGGTGTCATCTTAATCCTCCCTGTTAATGGGGTGCTGGAGTTTGATAAAATGGAGAGGCTCCCAGATTTTAATGGGACAAATGTGTATCAGACCGAAAATAATGTCTATTCCAAAGCAAAGCCTACAATGGTAGAACTCACTTTCGTTAAAAATCCTGTTGAGAGATCAGCAG TGTGTCTAGATGGAAGTCCTTCCGGATATCATTTTCATCCCGGGTCCGGTTCAGGAGCAAAGAATTGGATCGTTCAGTTTGAG GGAGGTGGATGGTGTGGTACCATCGAAGATTGTGTAAATATGAAAAAAAGTAGTCATGGATCGTCCAAGTATATGGAGAAACAGATACCTTTTACAGGAATTCTAAGTGACAAAGCCGCGGAAAATCCAG ACTTTTATAACTGGAACAAAGTAAAAGTTAGGTCCTGTGACGGTGGATCCTTAATGGGAGACAATGAAAATAAG GATGCAAAACTTCAGTTTAGAGGAAAGCGAATATGGACAGCTGTTATGGTAGACTTGATGACATTCAATGGATTGCGTGAGGCAAAGCAG GCTCTGCTTTCTGGATGTTCTACTGGAGGCCTTGCAGCGATACTTTACTGTGATAATTTTAAATGGTATTACCCTAAAGGCAAAGTAAAATGTCTGAGTGATGCTGGCCTTTTCCTTGATGC CACCGATGTCGCTGGAGATCGACCTCTTAGAAATTTATACAGAGATTTAATACAATTACAG AGTGTTACAACACAGCTCTCTAACGAATGTTTAAAACGTCTTAATCCAACTTCG TGTTTTTTCGCGCAAAACCTAATAAACCAAGTGAACACGTCATTGTTTATTCTAAATGCTGCATACGATTCTTGGCAG ATCCGAGAGAGTTTAACTCCTAAATCTGCAGATCCAAATGGAAGTTGGTCTGACTGTAGACTTAACATCGCAAAGTGCAATGCATCTCAGATCAAGTTCTTGCAAG GTTTCAGGACTCATATGGTGAATTTGATCAATGGTTTTACAAAGCCAAGTAAGAACGGAGTATTTATTAACTCGTGCTTTACACATTGCCAAACAGAGAATCAGGACACATGGTATTCCAAAAACTCTCCTGCTGTTAAGAACAAG AGGATTGCAGTAGCTGTGGGAGATTGGTATTTCGAAAGAAGAGGAGCGAAACTCATAGACTGTGCTTATCCTTGTGACAAGACTTGCCGCAATGAAGTTGTCGAATGA